The Magnolia sinica isolate HGM2019 chromosome 11, MsV1, whole genome shotgun sequence DNA window GATAGACCAGATCTGGTGGAGATCAGCTCCAAAGCCTGAGGAATCACGAGGCTCACATGCAGTAGGATCCAAAGCAAAGGAGGATGGGCTAAAAACTGCACGGACTcagaaatagaaaaatcatcacaGATTGTGCAAGGGTCTACAAGGGGCCGTGTAATAGTGGGCACAGGGGATGGAGCCAAAGGGTTAGGAATGTAAGTGCATGGCTCTAAAAAATTAGAGATGATCAACTCTGAAGGGGGATGTGCACGTGAAGAGTCTAAAAATGGAAAGAATGACTCATCAAATTGAGCATGTCGAGTAATGTAAATACGAGAAGTAGCGGTATCCAAGCAACGGAAGCCCTTATGAGATGAACTGTAACCAATAAAGATGCAAGGCAAACTATGCGGAGCAAATTTATTAGAAACATAATCACGTAAACAAGGATATACCCGACAGCCGAAGGGATGAAAATGCTCATAATTAAGAGACTTACCATATAGAACCTCAAAAGGTAAAATACCGCCAAGGATCGGCATAAGCAACCGGTTGATAATGTAAGTGGCAGTGCTGAAAGCATGAACCCAAAGGCGAGAGGAAACATGGGAATGAAAGAGAAGAGCAAGACTTGTTTCAGTCACATGACGGAGTTTGCGTTCTGCACGTCCATTCTGGGAAGGAGTATAAGGACATGACATTTGATGATGAATGCCATTATCCTGAATATGAGATTGAAATTGAGAATACTGGTGAGTTCGGCTCCGCCATcactttgaaaaaaaattatttttgcaGAGAGTTGATTTTCCACAAATCGTTGAAGCGGAGGAAAATATCAAAGAAATCAGACTTAACCTTATGGGGTAAAGCCATGTGAAATGTGAGTGGTCATCTATAAATAACACATAATAGATAAAACCTGCATTTGATTTAACAGGGAAAGATGGCTGAAAGAGTTTTCTAAGGCAAGCCAGACATCTCTGGCAATGGTAAGACCGAGCACTTCTTCCATAGCTTCTTCGGTGAGGGAGGAAAGAAGCAAGCTGAGAATGCATTGATGTTGAAGTTTCCAATCTGTGTATTTCTAGGTTTCTGTAGAAAATTTAGTAGCAGAGGTAGAGTTTGTGGGTGGAGCAGCAATGGACCCATCGACATAGCCAAGAAGTCCCTGGCAGTCAAGAAGCGTAATAAGCTGATTGCGCCAGAGAAGATAGTTTGAGGAAGAGAGTTTAATGGTCACCATGTGAATCATGGTgttgaaggaaagaaaagagtcgGAGGAATCGACAGCCATGAGGATCGGTGGGAGGTTGAACCCATGAGGGGCTCTGATACCAAGAAAGGATTTGCAAATTACCACACTATTTTACGTGGGTGAGTATATCTATTTATAATATTGTACAATTGTACAGTATAATTACAAAGCTATGGTATCTACAATAAAGGAAAATATATTTGTGTGATATCTCATACATCTCATACACCGTGAGTCAATGGAGGAGGATTGACGGGGATTCTCAATAGTGATGGCCTTGGAATTTCCTAGGACCAACCGCAATCTCTACTCACAACCACCTAATAAATAATGGGAACTATGAAATATCCTAACCACCgagaagtgggccccatccaacAATGGCTATAAACAGCGTTCGGCTAATGGGTGCATCTTATCTCTGAAAAACTTAGAAACAATGGGTGCATGGGTAATGATGAACCTATGGTGCTACCCTGAAATCCTCTTAGCTTTTGCCTGTTTTTTCTTCATTTACATCTTGAGAAACAAGAACAAGGTTCTTGTGAATTGGCCTCTTGTTGGAATGCTACCTTCCCTTCTTCTCAACCTCCACAGATTACATGATTGGTGCACCCAACTTCTCCGGCAAAGCGGGTCCACGTTCGAGTTCCATGGGCCATGGCTCGCTGGTATGGAGCTCTTAATAACATGCGATCCAGCTAATACCAACCACATACTCTCCAACAACTTCTCCAACTATCCTAAGGGCTCTGATTTCTCCAAAATCTTCGATATTCTTGGAGATGGGATTTTCAATTCCGACTCCGATGTGTGGCAGGTTCAAAGGAAGATGGCTCACACTCTCATGAACGCTGCGAAGTTCCGCCAATACGTGGCGAAGAGAAGCCGCGAAAAGGTGGAGAATGGACTCATGCCTGTTCTTGAATACAAGGCCCGTCGAGGCGACGTCGTCGATCTCCAAGATGTTTTAAAGAGGTTTACGTTTGATAGCACGTGCATCTTGGTTTTCGGTGCTGATCCTGGATCTCTTTCCTTAAGCTTTCCAACGGTGCCGTTCTCAAAGGCTATGGATGATGCGATGGAGGTGTTGATGTTCCGGCATGTCGTGCCGGAGAGCTGTTGGATGTTGCTAAGGTGGCTGAAGATTGGGGAAGAGAAGAAATTCGCCGAAGCTTGGAAAACCATCGATTGTTTCATCAACGAACATATTTCGAAGCGAATGGAAGAATTGACTGAATCAAAAATGGATACTAAAGAGGAAGAAATGGACGAGTCTGTTGATTTATTAAAATCTTACATCAAGTATCGATGCGAAGATGAAACAGGTATCTCAAAATCCGATGGGTTTCTCAGAGATACTGTAATGAATCTCATGCTTGCAGGGAGAGACACGGTGAGTGCTGGTCTCACATGGTTCTGCTGGCTAATTTCAAAAAACCCAAGAGTCGAATCGAAGATATTAGATGAACTGAGGGCGACTTCCATCATAACACAAGGAGGGAATGCACAAAAACCTGCAGTGTTTGAGCCTGAGGAGCTCAGCAGGCTGGTTTATCTACATGCCGCCTTATGCGAATCTCTACGGCTATTTCCGCCTGTTCCATTCGAGCATAAAGGAGTTCTCCAACAAGAAATTCTTCCCAGTGGAGAGGTAGTTCGACCGAGTACAAAGATCATGTTTTCGTTGTATGCGATGGGAAGGATGGAAGGCATATGGGGCGAAGATTGCTTAGAATTCAAGCCCGAGAGGTGGATTACGGAGCGAGGGAGATTGAGATTTGAGCCATCCTACAAGTTCATAGCATTCAACGCCGGGCCTCGGACCTGTCTGGGTAAGGATGTCGCATTCACACAAATGAAGGTTGCCGCTGCTGCTGTGCTCTATAACTTTCATTTTGAAGTGGTGGATGGACACCCTGTGGAGCCTAAGATCTCCATAATTCTTCACATGAAGAACGGATTGATGGTCAGGATTAGAGAAAGAAGGTGTGCATGATGGTGTGGACATGTGTTACAGAATATTAATGGTGTTGATGGGGACGGCTTTCGGGCCCGACGTGTAAGTTAATCTTGTAGTGTTTGATTATCATTTTAGGAGCGAGAAAGAGAAGTAATTTGCTGTTGTATGCGTTAGTGtacaaaaatatcagttttggATAGGAATCCACTACACCTTTTGTAGGCCATACCAAGTGCGTGCGACAccttagggcctaccatgatttgtacgtgacatccattccatccacctgTCGTGACATCCACGTGAATCCCATATATATAAACTCGACCAAtacacatgggccacatcacataaatAATGTATAATTGCAATGAGCATCTAGTGTCATTTTGGTTAAAATTATAATCGCTTTCACAACATTTTCTTGGTTCCGAAATTTAATTGGGCCACGTAATCTTACAGTAATTTTATAagattaacaaaaaaaaattacaaaatctaCTTGATTAATAAGGATAATTACATTtctcctgtgatgtggtccacttgagcttcggatctgattcatttataggttcatgccctaaaatgagggagcaaaacggatggatggccttGATATGAAACACTTacgtagactctcaggagtttcaactcccggtcaagggttcgagtgcccataggtggtgaaattccactagcgtgagtgtgtgggggtgtgtgtgcatgtgtaaaaaaaaaaaaaaaaagccacataCGTAGAGTTGTATATGAGCAGAGTATACtcgttaactcgctcgactcaactcaactcgaaatgagtttgagccgagcatgagctgatttttggtgctcaaattgagtttgagccgagcacgagcttggccctgctcgactcagctcgactcgaatagTATTCAAAATCAACTTGACTTGGTACTCGACTAGGGGTATGTATACCCAAAACAAAAAACCCTAAGCAACCTCTCTCAAtgactcttctttctctctcttcgaGGCCTCCTCCTTCATAATATCCCTGTAAGTCCTCACAGAAGGATCAGGTGTCTTGTCCCCCATTGCAAACGCATCATTCCTGTCTGGTGAGATTATCCGGTTGAGCCTCCACTTCCTATAATCATCCTCCCTATCGATGATTTTCTGCGGTTTCTTAAAACCAAGACCATCAATATCatccccacccattcctcttgGTAGTTCCTTCAATATCGATTTAGGTGCAGTATAAGATACCAATTTCCTAGCAACCTCTCGCTCCCCAGCATACTGATCTTCCACGTCTTCATTGATAGGGATCGACTGCTCATAGCCCTCAAAGCGGTTGCCGCCCCCATAAAGATCAACATCGAAGGTAACTACAGTGAGAGAAGCAAGCTCCTGCTCCTTCTTTCTCCTCTCCTCCTAGACCCTAGCAATATCGGTGTTCATTTCCCTCTTCCGTTCCCTACAGTGAGAGAAGCAAGCTCGATATCtaatcgaactcggctcaaactcgagCTGGACATCCGAACTCGAAGGCCAATCTGAGCCGAGTACGAGCTGGGACTCAGGTAGTTCAAGCCGAGCTCGAGTTGGCcaatactcggctcggctcggctcggctcaactcgtgtacagctctacacaTAAGTTACATTGGCCTCACAGCACCCAACACATCACACTCCAGGGCTGGGGGTGGTGTTGGTAACACTACCAGATCGGCGACCGGTTTTAGATAAGATTTTTCTattggaatggcccacctgagtgttgaattatTTTGACTTTTGAGATCAAGGCCCAACACTCGGTGTACTTTCCAAGGGCGTTATGCAAGTAGGATCTGCCAGTCATGGGGATTTTTGTCTCATAGTGACGTATCCCATTCATATAAGACATGGTTTTTTATCATTCAATCATGCAGCCGTAATATCTTTTTACTGGACGTTGATCCGGTGCAACTTTTATAATGAGCTGGACCCACTAAGCTTGATGACTAGATCGGATGGTCAGGCCTAGCCTGGCCTGGACATCAGGCCTTGATTTCAAGCCCAGGCCAACATTCAGCCAGTTGGCTCATTTGATCGATTCACCTATGTACATTGCATGTGGGCCGTTGGTTACTCGTTTCAAACCGTCGATTTACTTCTCAGTTCAAAAGGGCATGCCTCATGGAATGGCGTGGATTCAGATAGGATATGGAGATgaacaaataaaaaattcaattcatAGCCAGCCTGGATCTGGGCTAAGGCCGAGGGCCGAGGGTTGTCTTGGACATGAGTTGGGGTCCACAAAGTGAGATGGTTCATACAAAAGAActgagaaattgcatacatgtaaCCAAACCATGGGACCCATTTTAGATGGCTCATAAAACGAAAATTTAAATGGATTTAACTTTTTAATTGGTTGAGTGGTGGACATTCTTCGGATGGTTTATGACATGTTGATGACCTGTCCATGACATTTTGTTTGTGTCAGAGTATCAACCGTCACACTTTGTTGGAGTATCAGATGACTCCCTTGTGGAACGGTCCTGATGAATCTATAGTATTTGGTTTACCGTCGTTCATCCACGTGGTAAATTGCCATTGGCATCTGCTCTGAGTGCTACACGCACCCATCTCGGTACTAGTTTTATAGACCCCGCGTGAATAACCCGTGCACCAAAACACCACAGGTGTGAGGAATCACAACCTTCGGTGGATGGATAACAAATAGAAGGTCGAGATGTAAAATGTGAAAAAGGTTCACATGCAACTAAACAAAAGGTATAGCATTATCATTCCGTCCGGGGCGACCAAAGCCAGCAAATGGGTGGGTGGCTGGGGTGGgcaccactgtgatgtttatttaaaatccactccaaccaccaGATATGTCACCACATTTTTcagccaagggcccaaaaatcaactcCATCTGTGATTCGGGTGGGCTACattattggaaacagtgtacatgGCAACACtcgccctccaaattgtttccattagtgtggtccaATAAATCACAAATGGATCTGATTTTTTCTCCACAGGCCTAAAGTtttgtgtgaaatctaatggttggagtggatttcgtataatattatggtggacttggtaaaaatcaagggtagatgtctctctcctaactattttctttggtgtggtccaccggaatCATATCTCAGTCTGAATTTTTTTTGTAGGCCTAATATGagactaaatatctaatggtcagagtggatcttaGATGAACATTATAGTGGTCTGTCAAAAATATGAGCAATGGACTCAATTTTTGGCGCctcccacagtgatgtgtatgtgaaatcttctGACCATCGTATGCGCAATCCCCATTAAAGCCTAGGCCAAAATATTCAGGTTGACTTGTGATTAGTAGGCCACGTTAAAGGAAACAGATGGGAGAGAAATGTCCACCCTTGATAATTTTATCCACTCCAACaattagatgccacacaaaaTTTTAGGCTTGGGaactaaaaatcaagcccatgtgcaattcaagtgggccataacaaggAAAACAATTTAGAAGGTGATCATTACTTATACAGTGTTTACACTTAAATCAGGGATGGGGTGATTTTGGGACCCTTGGCATAACATGAGGTGATTCACTTTCTAACCGTTGGCAATTAGTTTATTTTCTGTCATGTATGTTATATGCCACGTGCCATAATCGACATAGCAGCTTGATTCAAACTGATCAACCTTGACCCCAAGCACCGAAATAAGCAGATAAGtccaatataaatatatatgaccAAAATTTGAGAAGATCGGTTGCCTACTTAGCCTCTTGCAGAATTTTGTAATAATCAAGCAATAATTGAAGCACGGGGTTCTTCCTCTGAAAATGGATTGCGTTTTGTCTTTCATAAGAAAAGACTTTTTAGTATATCAATGTAAtgagataaaaggaaaaaaaaaaaactcactgtCGCTCACTAAGAGTGATCGCACTAATGCATATCTTGAAAGAACTGCTTGATATTGGATAAGGATCAAGTTCAACATATGAGCATAAACTTATATTACAACTAAGAACTATTACTAAGAATTATTACCACTAGATTATCACTACTCCTATGATAAACTAAGATAAAAGAtagatttgttttgatttgattgtGTTGTGTTTTATTGTGTGCTGCTTTGTTTATTTCCTCTATTACTTATAGATTTCTCATGTTGCTCTTTTTCAAACGTTTCTCTCATTTAATTTGTCAATTATGATGGCTAGAGAGTCTCTCTctagatcttatatatatatataaactgttCCTCTTCTCTTAGCTAAGCTCTACCTCTTGAACTTTTCGACCGCGCCCTCGCCTGACTGCTCTCTGCTTCTTTTTGCTTTCGTCCGCCGTTCACTTGATCGTGTTTCTCTTGTTCGCTTTTTGCATTCTTTATCTCGACCTCGTCAACTTCCGAATTCTCACCCGTAATTGGCTTCCTGATATCTCGGCCACATTTCCTGAAAGATATAGCTTTCTTGCACTATACCGGCATGCTTTCTTTCCTAATTGGCTTGACCAAAATTAGGCCACAACAATTGTATGGGTGGAttgtacataaacatcatggtgggacccaacaaGCAATTGACCCATTTGCTCATACACCCGCCTTACTTGTCGTTAAAGAAAGGTAATGAACGGACTGGGATGATAGTTATAGGTATTTCTAGGAAGCGAATTTTCTACGAAGCCTTTTACAGGAAGATCCTGTGTTGGGAAGGTAGGTGGGACTATAACGACCTGGATAAAATTTAATTAATCTTTGCATGCATGTTCGTATCAAATTAAACCACACACACCATACACCCTTCACATCTGAAACTCATgctaaaaaagagaagaaataaatgaatataataattttttattattttagaaatgTAAATAATGTTAGAATTCCATACACTCCACCCATCTAGACCATTTGAATTTCAATATAATCATATTTATCAACTAGCCAATGTATCTTCACATCAATTTAAACCATTCAAAGAGTTTAATCCTTGACATACTTCCCAATAGATGGTCTAACCAATCAAAACCATCCAGTGACAAACCCTATCATTTGGACTGTTGAATTGGAATCTACCGTGTGGAATGCCCATCTAGAAATCTAAACTACGATTTATTATCTGAACCATCTACGCATACGTCTAATGAACGATATTCTAACTATAGATCTCGCTTATGTATAAATTATTTTAAACTAGAAATAAAGGTATTAGCCTTAGCATGAGAGGTGTTCACGTAGGTTGAAACTTTTTAGTTTTGGCATTAAATGTAGAATTGAAATTAGTATCTAAGTTAAGagttattaaatttatttttattttttctcttcatgcaTGAAacaccataaataaataaataaacttattTGCTTCACATATGAAGTACGTGCATGAACATTTATGGCATAGGTCCTATAAATAGGGATTTATCCATGAGCTTACAGCATGAGCGTGGGTCCAGTAGACTTTGACTGTGGGGCCATCCTTAGAATTATAAGACAATAGTCAATGTGTGGTGTAAGTGTGAATCAGTCAAGACTCGATTTTAGACATTGTGCATGTCAAGTGTATACGTCGGGTGTGTACTACATAAGGTTTGGTTCAACACTTCAAATCAAGTAGGTGATCTTAActtaaagtttaaaattttcagtTTATTATTGTGTCATCTTATTCTAAAACTTAATAATAATATTGTTTAAATTAGATATTGATGTgattgatctttttgtatttaaaatttatttaattattcagctaaattgttgaaaatttaaaatataccGTGAAATAATTGTTAAGTTAAATCGATTTAGTTCATTGTAAAACTctaatttaatattcaaattatatatttttttaaaaagaaacttaTTTAGCTCAAAATATAATATAacttaattaataaattattgaaagtataatttgatttaaatataaaaaaaaatctaattttaattctaaacttttaaaaattaataattaaaaaatgttattaaaataataaaatttatcagctttgaaatttatttaataaattagattataatttgattgatttaaatcaatttcATCCAAAGTTAAATTTAAATATGAATTAATTCCTtaattgtcaaaaaaaaaaaacttagtttatataaatttgttaaattttgatgtaatatcagaataatcaaaaaatatattttttaagtttatattataatttaattaaattttaaaatttagaatttattgaataaaaataaaaataatttatttttatgttaatatgatttaaataaatttagaattttaaatatatttttttatacattatcaaaaattaaaaatttctaaataataaattaaaaatattttatttaagaaatttaattattaaagtttcgatgaaataatatttaaaattattaattatAAATAAGAATTTATATTTTGAGAATTCAATTAAGTAATTTATAATAAATTGAGAATATTATTTTAAGAGTAGTAAAAGCATGAGAATAAATATCAATATATTAAAACTCATGAACTTGGGATTCGGGTCCCGAATACCCTACTCGAGTACCCGAATTTCGAGGCGTGacagggacccaccatgatatttgtgagaaatttactctcttcatccatttttcaagcttatgttaggacatgcAACAAAAGTGAGCTGGATCCAAGACTGAAGTGGGTCACACTAGAGGGAAAGctgggaaagaaatgcctactattgaaacctttctggctccatcttgatgtttatatgtagagctgggcatcggaccgagtcggatcggattgggtcactTGAATCGGTTCGAAATCTACCTGggttgacccgaacttgatccgatctgggaccgagtccgggacatctgactcgaaccgatccgatgcacggttggcttgacccgaaccgagtccgactcggtcagggaaactgagtcgaatcgggttgggtacgattcagatcgaattttttaacggtgaaaatcattatcctcgttgctattttcgatgtggtccatttgagctttagatatgattcattttttttccaaatgctctaaaatgatcacgaaaaatggataaactgtatggatataataaatacatcattgtggggcccatgtaatgttgatctcatttgagctgttttgtacaactcggagcttgaggtgCATACAGCTGTGTTGATGTGTTGTGCACGGCGTGCAGCTGTGACGTGCTGTGCACAAAAGTATCATGcattgctgtattgacgttagcaagttttgtgggtcttatcatgggtatgtgttatatccaaaccattcatccatttggtgagctcattttaaggcttgagacaaaaaaataagacagatctaactatcaagtggaccacactgaaaaaagcagtgaggattgaacgtctgtcattgaaaccatttttggggtcacagtctcacagaagttttggatcaaatttgtttttcctcttaatttaggtctttgtgaccttatgaacagattggatggaaaataaacgttatggtgggccctatgaattgtttaacagtgaaaatcattctctgctgctatttgtggtgcggtccagatgatttttggatatgattcattttttggataatgctctataatgatctctaaaaatatatgaacggtgtagatataataaatacatcactgtggggcccatataactttgatctcctttgaaccgttcgtacaactcggagctcgaggagcgttagtgctcgtcttcgcatgacacgtacctacagctacagcctacaacagctatatagctatgtgtggtacaccagcaaatcttcttcttatcgtactaagtaaactctgttggggcccaccgtgaatgcatgtggtttatccacgccgtccattcgtttttccagatcattttagtggttgaacccaaaattgatgcatatccaaagctcaagtggaccataccacaggaaaaagtagaagtattgataagAACCACTCCGGATTGGGTcgaatcggatcggtccggatccattcggatcaggTTTTCGGATCGAATCGGTTCGGATTGACCACGACCCGATCTCGATCTGAGAAACTGTCAGATCTGAATGACCAGCAAATCTTCTTTCAACTGTTCGTATAACtaggagctcaaggagcgtcaatGCTCATCTTCggatgacacgtacctacagctacAACCTACAGTAGCAATATagctgtgtgtggtacaccagcaaatcttctttttatcgtactgagtaaactctgttggggcacatcgtgaatgcatgtggtttatccatgctatccatttgtttttccagatcattttagtggttgaacccaaaattgatgcatatccaaagctcaagtggaccataccacaggaaaaagtagaagtattgataagAACCACTCTGGATTGGGTCGGATCGGATTGGTCCAAATCCATTTGGATAGGGTTTTCGGATCAGATCAATTCAGATTGACCACGACCCGATCTTGATCTGAAAAACTGTCGAATCTGAATgaccctactcgatccgcactgaTCCAAGTcatcggttcggttcggaacgggtTGAATTGGGTTTGATCGGGTCGAATCCACCGGATTGGGTCGGATATGCCCAGCtttatttatatgtcatccaaaccgtctataagGTCTTTCCCATTGGCATGAACTAGAGCTGC harbors:
- the LOC131218542 gene encoding noroxomaritidine synthase 2-like, which codes for MGAWVMMNLWCYPEILLAFACFFFIYILRNKNKVLVNWPLVGMLPSLLLNLHRLHDWCTQLLRQSGSTFEFHGPWLAGMELLITCDPANTNHILSNNFSNYPKGSDFSKIFDILGDGIFNSDSDVWQVQRKMAHTLMNAAKFRQYVAKRSREKVENGLMPVLEYKARRGDVVDLQDVLKRFTFDSTCILVFGADPGSLSLSFPTVPFSKAMDDAMEVLMFRHVVPESCWMLLRWLKIGEEKKFAEAWKTIDCFINEHISKRMEELTESKMDTKEEEMDESVDLLKSYIKYRCEDETGISKSDGFLRDTVMNLMLAGRDTVSAGLTWFCWLISKNPRVESKILDELRATSIITQGGNAQKPAVFEPEELSRLVYLHAALCESLRLFPPVPFEHKGVLQQEILPSGEVVRPSTKIMFSLYAMGRMEGIWGEDCLEFKPERWITERGRLRFEPSYKFIAFNAGPRTCLGKDVAFTQMKVAAAAVLYNFHFEVVDGHPVEPKISIILHMKNGLMVRIRERRCA